From Streptomyces sp. TLI_053, a single genomic window includes:
- a CDS encoding TetR family transcriptional regulator: protein MAAQPAPPAAPEPGLRARKKQRTRDALIEAAHRLFLGQGFASTTVDEIAAAVDVSQRTFFRYFANKDEVALAVLAEAEDHFIELLRARPAEEGPLRALRAAIVGSWRERGSAHPTGPCSVTAALELIRMIEDTPTLLAAHLRRVAEQERVVIRVLAEREGLDPAEDLRPAVLAAAFGAVLRAAHLSWTADQEDIGPEGMVALIDRHLDQLGPALVGDWRS from the coding sequence ATGGCCGCTCAGCCCGCTCCTCCCGCCGCCCCGGAGCCCGGGCTCCGCGCGCGGAAGAAGCAGCGCACCCGGGACGCCCTCATCGAGGCCGCGCACCGGCTGTTCCTCGGGCAGGGCTTCGCCAGCACCACCGTCGACGAGATCGCCGCCGCGGTCGACGTCTCGCAGCGCACCTTCTTCCGCTACTTCGCCAACAAGGACGAGGTCGCCCTCGCCGTCCTCGCCGAGGCCGAGGACCACTTCATCGAACTGCTGCGGGCCCGCCCCGCCGAGGAGGGCCCGCTCCGGGCGCTGCGGGCCGCGATCGTCGGCTCCTGGCGCGAGCGCGGCTCCGCCCACCCCACCGGACCGTGCTCGGTGACCGCCGCGCTGGAGCTCATCCGGATGATCGAGGACACCCCCACCCTGCTCGCCGCCCACCTGCGCCGGGTCGCCGAGCAGGAGCGCGTGGTGATCCGGGTGCTCGCCGAGCGCGAGGGCCTCGACCCGGCCGAGGACCTCCGGCCCGCCGTCCTCGCGGCCGCGTTCGGCGCCGTGCTGCGCGCCGCCCACCTGTCCTGGACCGCCGACCAGGAGGACATCGGACCGGAGGGCATGGTCGCGCTGATCGACCGCCACCTGGACCAGCTCGGCCCGGCCCTGGTCGGCGACTGGCGCTCCTGA
- a CDS encoding MFS transporter, translated as MSQSLTKSAEADTPPSGTSPGGRSLQGHPWLTLLTVAVGVMMVALDGTIVAIANPVIQADLNAAPSEIQWVTSGYLLALAVFLITAGKIGDRFGHKSTFLVGAVGFAATSAAIGFAGNIQTVIACRVLQGLFGALLQPAALGLLRGAFPAEKLNMAIGIWGGVIGASTAAGPIVGGLLVEHVNWESVFFINIPVGLLALGLGLWILKDVRAENAARSFDIPGIVLLSVAMFALVFGIIKAPEWGWGDASTLLLLGGAVVLMVLFALWQGKAREPLIPLALFRSVPLSAGVLLMALMAFAFFGAIFFVTFYLQNVHAMTPVQAGVHLLPMTGMMIIGSPVAGIAIGKLGPRIPIVAGMLITTAAMFGMSTLDSGSGNGVMALWFVLMGLGISPVMVGATEVIVGNAPLELSGVAGGLQQAAMQVGGSLGTAVLGALMAAKVTDVLPGNWAKAGLPPVEPAQAEGLNQAAQLGFAPPAPAGTPQQVVDAMAGAVHDSFVSGMSLAFAVASVVAFAAAVLGLLTRRGTTEAGPAVHI; from the coding sequence ATGAGTCAGTCCCTCACCAAGAGCGCCGAGGCGGACACGCCGCCGTCCGGCACTTCACCGGGTGGGAGGAGCCTCCAGGGACACCCCTGGCTGACCCTGCTCACCGTCGCCGTCGGCGTGATGATGGTCGCCCTGGACGGGACGATCGTCGCCATCGCCAACCCGGTGATCCAGGCCGACCTCAACGCCGCGCCCTCCGAGATCCAGTGGGTGACCAGCGGTTATCTGCTGGCCCTCGCGGTCTTCCTGATCACGGCCGGCAAGATCGGTGACCGGTTCGGCCACAAGAGCACCTTCCTGGTCGGCGCGGTCGGTTTCGCCGCCACCTCGGCCGCGATCGGCTTCGCCGGCAACATCCAGACCGTGATCGCCTGCCGCGTGCTCCAGGGCCTGTTCGGCGCGCTGCTCCAGCCGGCCGCGCTCGGCCTGCTCCGCGGGGCCTTCCCGGCCGAGAAGCTCAACATGGCGATCGGCATCTGGGGCGGCGTGATCGGCGCCTCGACCGCGGCCGGCCCGATCGTCGGCGGCCTGCTGGTCGAGCACGTCAACTGGGAGTCGGTGTTCTTCATCAACATCCCGGTCGGCCTGCTGGCGCTCGGCCTCGGCCTGTGGATCCTCAAGGACGTGCGGGCCGAGAACGCCGCCAGGTCCTTCGACATCCCGGGCATCGTGCTGCTCTCGGTGGCGATGTTCGCGCTGGTCTTCGGCATCATCAAGGCCCCCGAGTGGGGCTGGGGCGACGCCTCCACGCTGCTCCTGCTGGGCGGCGCGGTGGTGCTGATGGTGCTCTTCGCGCTCTGGCAGGGCAAGGCCCGCGAGCCGCTGATCCCGCTCGCGCTGTTCCGCTCGGTGCCGCTGTCGGCGGGCGTCCTGCTGATGGCCCTGATGGCCTTCGCCTTCTTCGGCGCGATCTTCTTCGTGACTTTCTACCTGCAGAACGTGCACGCCATGACGCCGGTCCAGGCGGGCGTCCACCTGCTGCCGATGACCGGCATGATGATCATCGGCTCGCCGGTGGCGGGTATCGCGATCGGCAAGCTGGGCCCGCGGATCCCGATCGTGGCCGGCATGCTGATCACCACCGCCGCGATGTTCGGCATGTCCACCCTGGACTCCGGGTCGGGCAACGGCGTGATGGCGCTCTGGTTCGTGCTGATGGGCCTGGGTATCAGCCCGGTCATGGTCGGCGCCACCGAGGTCATCGTCGGAAACGCCCCGCTGGAGCTGTCCGGTGTCGCCGGCGGCCTCCAGCAGGCCGCGATGCAGGTCGGCGGCAGCCTCGGCACCGCCGTGCTGGGCGCGCTGATGGCCGCCAAGGTCACCGACGTGCTGCCCGGCAACTGGGCGAAGGCCGGGCTGCCCCCGGTCGAGCCGGCCCAGGCCGAGGGACTCAACCAGGCCGCCCAGCTCGGCTTCGCCCCGCCCGCCCCGGCCGGGACCCCGCAGCAGGTGGTCGACGCGATGGCCGGCGCCGTCCACGACTCCTTCGTCAGCGGCATGTCACTGGCGTTCGCGGTCGCCTCGGTGGTCGCCTTCGCCGCCGCCGTGCTCGGACTGCTGACCCGCCGCGGCACCACCGAGGCCGGGCCCGCCGTCCACATCTGA
- the aceE gene encoding pyruvate dehydrogenase (acetyl-transferring), homodimeric type: protein MASGSDRNPIIIGGLPSQVPDFDPEETAEWLESLDAAIDERGRERARYLMLRLIERAREKRVAVPEMRSTDYVNTIATKDEPFFPGNEEIERKILNATRWNAAVMVSRAQRPGIGVGGHIATFASSASLYDVGFNYFFRGKDAEGESGDQIFFQGHASPGIYARAFLLDRLTEQQLDAFRQEKSKAPYGLSSYPHPRLMPDFWEFPTVSMGLGPLGAIYQARMNRYLEHRGIKDTSDSQVYAFLGDGEMDEPESLGQLSLAAREGLDNLTFVVNCNLQRLDGPVRGNGKIIQELESQFRGAGWNVIKLVWDRSWDPLLAQDRDGVLVNKLNTTVDGQFQTYATETGAYIRENFFGGDLRLRKMVENMTDQQIQHLGRGGHDHAKVYAAFKAAREHKGQPTVILAQTVKGWTLGPNFEGRNATHQMKKLTVEDLKRFRDRLHLPITDKQLEEGYPPYYHPGRDSEEIQYMHDRRKELGGYVPTRKVRPRQLELPGDDAYKAVKKGSGNQTIATTMAFVRVLKDLMRDKGIGNRFVPIAPDEYRTFGMDSLFPSAKIYNPLGQTYESVDRDLLLAYKESPTGQMLHDGISEAGCTASLIAAGSSYATHGEPLIPVYVFYSMFGFQRTGDQFWQMADQLARGFVIGATAGRTTLTGEGLQHADGHSHLLASTNPGVVAYDPAYGFEIAHIVQDGLRRMYGSSAEHPHGEDVFYYMTVYNEPIKMPAEPENVDVEGILKGLHRYAPGTAGQIPAQILASGVAVPWALEAQRILAEEWNVKADVWSATSWNELRRDAVEAEEFNLLHPEEQQRVPYVTSKLQGAEGPFVAVSDWMRAVPDQIARWVPGQYQSLGADGFGFADTRGAARRFFHIDAQSVVLGVLTELAKEGKIDRSALKDAIDRYQLLDVAAADPGAAGGEA from the coding sequence GTGGCTTCCGGATCCGATCGCAACCCGATCATCATTGGCGGCCTTCCGAGTCAGGTCCCGGACTTCGATCCCGAGGAGACCGCGGAATGGCTGGAGTCGCTCGATGCGGCCATCGACGAGCGGGGGCGCGAGCGTGCCCGTTACCTGATGCTGCGGCTGATCGAGCGCGCCCGCGAGAAGCGTGTCGCCGTGCCCGAGATGCGCAGCACGGACTACGTCAACACCATCGCCACCAAGGACGAGCCGTTCTTCCCCGGTAACGAGGAGATCGAGCGCAAGATCCTGAACGCGACCCGCTGGAACGCCGCGGTGATGGTCTCCCGGGCGCAGCGCCCCGGGATCGGGGTGGGTGGCCACATCGCCACCTTCGCCTCCTCCGCGTCGCTCTACGACGTCGGCTTCAACTACTTCTTCCGGGGCAAGGACGCCGAGGGCGAGTCCGGCGACCAGATCTTCTTCCAGGGTCACGCCTCCCCCGGCATCTACGCCCGCGCGTTCCTGCTGGACCGGCTCACCGAGCAGCAGCTCGACGCCTTCCGCCAGGAGAAGTCGAAGGCCCCCTACGGCCTCTCCAGCTACCCGCACCCGCGGCTGATGCCGGACTTCTGGGAGTTCCCGACCGTCTCGATGGGCCTCGGCCCGCTCGGCGCGATCTACCAGGCCCGGATGAACCGCTACCTGGAGCACCGGGGCATCAAGGACACCTCCGACTCGCAGGTCTACGCCTTCCTCGGCGACGGCGAGATGGACGAGCCCGAGTCGCTCGGCCAGCTGTCCCTGGCCGCCCGCGAGGGCCTGGACAACCTCACCTTCGTGGTCAACTGCAACCTGCAGCGCCTCGACGGCCCGGTCCGCGGCAACGGCAAGATCATCCAGGAGCTGGAGTCGCAGTTCCGCGGCGCCGGCTGGAACGTCATCAAGCTGGTCTGGGACCGCAGCTGGGACCCGCTGCTCGCCCAGGACCGCGACGGCGTCCTGGTGAACAAGCTGAACACCACGGTCGACGGCCAGTTCCAGACCTACGCGACCGAGACCGGCGCGTACATCCGCGAGAACTTCTTCGGCGGCGACCTGCGGCTGCGCAAGATGGTCGAGAACATGACCGACCAGCAGATCCAGCACCTGGGTCGCGGCGGCCACGACCACGCCAAGGTCTACGCGGCGTTCAAGGCGGCCCGCGAGCACAAGGGCCAGCCGACGGTCATCCTGGCCCAGACGGTCAAGGGCTGGACGCTCGGCCCCAACTTCGAGGGCCGCAACGCGACCCACCAGATGAAGAAGCTGACGGTCGAGGACCTGAAGCGCTTCCGCGACCGCCTGCACCTCCCGATCACGGACAAGCAGCTGGAGGAGGGCTACCCGCCCTACTACCACCCGGGCCGTGACTCGGAGGAGATCCAGTACATGCACGACCGCCGCAAGGAGCTGGGCGGCTACGTGCCGACCCGCAAGGTGCGGCCGCGGCAGCTGGAGCTCCCGGGCGACGACGCGTACAAGGCGGTCAAGAAGGGCTCCGGCAACCAGACCATCGCCACCACCATGGCGTTCGTCCGGGTGCTCAAGGACCTCATGCGGGACAAGGGCATCGGCAACCGCTTCGTGCCGATCGCGCCCGACGAGTACCGCACCTTCGGCATGGACTCGCTGTTCCCGTCGGCGAAGATCTACAACCCGCTGGGCCAGACCTACGAGTCGGTCGACCGCGACCTGCTGCTGGCCTACAAGGAGTCGCCGACCGGCCAGATGCTGCACGACGGCATCTCCGAGGCGGGCTGCACCGCCTCGCTGATCGCCGCCGGCTCGTCCTACGCCACCCACGGCGAGCCGCTGATCCCGGTCTACGTCTTCTACTCGATGTTCGGGTTCCAGCGCACCGGCGACCAGTTCTGGCAGATGGCCGACCAGCTGGCCCGCGGCTTCGTGATCGGCGCCACCGCCGGCCGCACCACGCTGACCGGTGAGGGCCTGCAGCACGCCGACGGCCACTCGCACCTGCTGGCCTCGACCAACCCCGGTGTCGTCGCGTACGACCCGGCGTACGGCTTCGAGATCGCGCACATCGTGCAGGACGGTCTGCGCCGGATGTACGGCTCCAGCGCCGAGCACCCGCACGGCGAGGACGTGTTCTACTACATGACCGTCTACAACGAGCCGATCAAGATGCCGGCCGAGCCGGAGAACGTGGACGTCGAGGGCATCCTCAAGGGTCTGCACCGGTACGCCCCCGGCACCGCCGGCCAGATCCCGGCCCAGATCCTCGCCTCCGGCGTGGCCGTGCCGTGGGCCCTGGAGGCCCAGCGGATCCTGGCCGAGGAGTGGAACGTCAAGGCCGACGTCTGGTCCGCGACCTCCTGGAACGAGCTGCGCCGCGACGCGGTGGAGGCCGAGGAGTTCAACCTGCTGCACCCCGAGGAGCAGCAGCGCGTCCCGTACGTGACCAGCAAGCTCCAGGGCGCCGAGGGCCCGTTCGTCGCCGTGTCCGACTGGATGCGCGCGGTGCCGGACCAGATCGCCCGCTGGGTGCCGGGGCAGTACCAGTCGCTGGGTGCCGACGGTTTCGGCTTCGCCGACACCCGCGGCGCGGCCCGTCGCTTCTTCCACATCGACGCGCAGTCGGTCGTGCTGGGTGTGCTCACCGAGCTCGCCAAGGAGGGCAAGATCGACCGCAGCGCGCTGAAGGACGCGATCGACCGCTACCAGCTGCTCGACGTGGCGGCGGCCGACCCGGGCGCCGCGGGCGGCGAGGCCTGA
- a CDS encoding DUF3052 domain-containing protein: MSATADPADKSNPAARLGFDEGQIIQELGYDEDSDQDLREGIEEITGTDLVDEDYDDVADAVLLWHRDDDGDLTDSLVDALEYLAEGGLIWLLTPKTGRDGHIEASDIADAAKTAGLSQTSSIAIAKDWAATRLATKSTAKPAKR; the protein is encoded by the coding sequence GTGAGCGCGACCGCGGACCCCGCGGACAAGTCCAACCCGGCAGCCCGTCTCGGCTTCGACGAGGGCCAGATCATCCAGGAGCTGGGGTACGACGAAGACAGTGACCAGGACCTCCGCGAGGGCATCGAGGAGATCACCGGGACCGATCTTGTCGACGAGGACTACGACGACGTCGCAGACGCCGTCCTGCTGTGGCACCGCGACGACGACGGAGACCTCACCGACTCCCTCGTCGACGCCCTGGAATACCTGGCGGAGGGCGGCCTGATCTGGCTGCTGACGCCCAAGACCGGCCGTGACGGCCACATCGAGGCCTCGGACATCGCCGATGCCGCGAAGACCGCGGGCCTCTCCCAGACCAGCTCGATCGCGATCGCCAAGGACTGGGCCGCCACCCGCCTGGCGACCAAGTCGACGGCCAAGCCGGCCAAGCGCTGA
- a CDS encoding peroxiredoxin has product MAIEIGTEAPDFELKNQHGELVRLSDFRGAKNVVVVFYPFAFTGVCTGEVCAIQKELPRLQNDEVQVLGVSNDSPFSQRIFAEQEGLDFPLLSDFWPHGEVSRAYGVFDATKGCAVRGTFVIDKAGVVRWSVVNGLPDARDEQEYLAALGAL; this is encoded by the coding sequence ATGGCCATCGAGATCGGCACCGAGGCTCCGGACTTCGAGCTCAAGAACCAGCACGGCGAGCTGGTCCGGCTCTCCGACTTCCGGGGCGCCAAGAACGTCGTCGTGGTCTTCTACCCGTTCGCGTTCACCGGTGTCTGCACCGGTGAGGTCTGCGCGATCCAGAAGGAGCTGCCGCGGCTGCAGAACGACGAGGTCCAGGTGCTGGGCGTGTCCAACGACTCGCCGTTCAGCCAGCGGATCTTCGCCGAGCAGGAGGGCCTGGACTTCCCGCTGCTCTCCGACTTCTGGCCGCACGGCGAGGTCTCCCGCGCCTACGGCGTCTTCGACGCGACCAAGGGCTGCGCCGTGCGTGGCACCTTCGTGATCGACAAGGCCGGTGTGGTCCGCTGGAGCGTCGTGAACGGCCTGCCGGACGCCCGTGACGAGCAGGAGTACCTGGCGGCCCTCGGCGCACTCTGA
- a CDS encoding TerD family protein: protein MGVSLSKGGNVSLTKEAPGLTAVLVGLGWDVRTTTGTDFDLDASALLCNDQGKVGADGNFVFFNNLKSPDGSVEHTGDNLTGEGEGDDEAIKVNLATVPADVQKIVFPVSIYDAENRSQNFGQVRNAFIRVVNQADNKELARYDLTEDASTETAMVFGELYRNGAEWKFRAIGQGYASGLRGIAQDFGVNV from the coding sequence GTGGGTGTCAGCCTGAGCAAGGGCGGCAATGTCTCGCTCACCAAGGAGGCCCCCGGCCTGACCGCCGTACTGGTCGGCCTCGGCTGGGACGTCCGCACCACCACGGGCACGGATTTCGACCTGGACGCCAGCGCTCTGCTCTGCAACGACCAGGGCAAGGTCGGCGCGGACGGCAACTTCGTCTTCTTCAACAACCTGAAGAGCCCCGACGGCTCGGTCGAGCACACCGGTGACAACCTCACCGGTGAGGGCGAGGGCGACGACGAGGCGATCAAGGTCAACCTGGCGACCGTGCCGGCCGATGTGCAGAAGATCGTCTTCCCGGTGTCGATCTACGACGCCGAGAACCGCTCGCAGAACTTCGGCCAGGTCCGCAACGCGTTCATCCGCGTGGTGAACCAGGCGGACAACAAGGAGCTGGCCCGGTACGACCTCACCGAGGACGCCTCCACCGAGACGGCGATGGTCTTCGGCGAGCTGTACCGCAACGGCGCCGAGTGGAAGTTCCGCGCGATCGGCCAGGGCTACGCCTCCGGCCTGCGCGGCATCGCCCAGGACTTCGGCGTCAACGTCTGA
- a CDS encoding TerD family protein — protein sequence MSVTLAKGGNVSLTKAAPNLTQVQIGLGWDARSTTGAPFDLDASALLCSGGRVLGDEYFVFYNNLKSPEGSVEHTGDNLTGDGDGDDEVVLVNLDLVPPQVDKVVFPVSIYDAENRGQNFGQVRNAYIRVVNSVDGQEIARYDLTEDASSETAMIFGELYRYAGEWKFRAVGQGYASGLRGIALDFGVNVQ from the coding sequence ATGAGTGTCACGCTCGCCAAGGGTGGCAATGTCTCGCTCACCAAGGCCGCGCCGAATCTGACGCAGGTGCAGATCGGTCTCGGCTGGGACGCCCGGTCGACGACCGGCGCGCCCTTCGACCTCGACGCGAGCGCGCTGCTGTGCTCCGGCGGCAGGGTGCTGGGCGACGAGTACTTCGTCTTCTACAACAACCTCAAGAGCCCCGAGGGCTCGGTCGAGCACACCGGCGACAACCTCACCGGTGACGGCGACGGGGACGACGAGGTCGTCCTGGTCAACCTGGACCTGGTGCCGCCGCAGGTCGACAAGGTGGTCTTCCCGGTGTCGATCTACGACGCCGAGAACCGGGGGCAGAACTTCGGCCAGGTCCGCAACGCCTACATCCGGGTGGTCAACTCGGTGGACGGTCAGGAGATCGCCCGCTACGACCTCACCGAGGACGCGTCCAGCGAGACCGCGATGATCTTCGGCGAGCTGTACCGGTACGCCGGTGAGTGGAAGTTCCGCGCGGTGGGCCAGGGTTATGCCTCGGGCCTGCGGGGCATTGCCCTCGATTTCGGCGTAAACGTACAGTAA
- a CDS encoding DUF475 domain-containing protein, whose amino-acid sequence MFLRTFGWSFAITILGLIAAGLLWGAEGFGIVLILSILEISLSFDNAVVNATVLKRMNPYWQKIFLTVGVLIAVFGMRLIFPLLVVGLTAHLNPATVVDLALHSDKTYEGLTYGQYLEAANPAIAAFGGVFLLMIFLDFIFEEKDYNWLAWIERPLEKVGKLEAFSTVVALVTLLLAANFFAGDHAETVLLAGVLGLVTYLSVNGLSSVFEAGLEEEAEKEEAQEKSGKSIVQVGGKAAFFLFMYLEVLDASFSFDGVVGAFAISSDIFQITLGLGIGAMYIRSLTVFLVRKGTLDDYVYLEHGAHYAIGALAVILLVGIEYHIPEIVTGLIGVAFIGLALGSSVLRNRREGADGGDRELVGSDS is encoded by the coding sequence GTGTTCCTCCGCACATTCGGCTGGTCATTCGCGATCACCATTCTCGGGCTGATCGCCGCCGGCCTGCTCTGGGGAGCCGAGGGATTCGGCATCGTGCTGATCCTCTCCATCCTGGAGATCTCCCTCTCGTTCGACAACGCGGTGGTCAACGCCACGGTGTTGAAGCGGATGAACCCGTACTGGCAGAAGATCTTCCTCACCGTCGGCGTGCTGATCGCCGTGTTCGGTATGCGGCTGATCTTCCCGCTGCTGGTCGTCGGCCTCACCGCGCACCTCAACCCGGCCACGGTCGTCGACCTCGCGCTGCACAGCGACAAGACCTACGAGGGCCTCACCTACGGCCAGTACCTGGAAGCGGCCAACCCGGCCATCGCGGCCTTCGGCGGCGTCTTCCTGCTGATGATCTTCCTCGACTTCATCTTCGAGGAGAAGGACTACAACTGGCTGGCCTGGATCGAGCGCCCGCTGGAGAAGGTCGGCAAGCTGGAGGCCTTCTCCACCGTCGTCGCCCTGGTCACCCTGCTGCTGGCGGCCAACTTCTTCGCCGGTGACCACGCCGAGACGGTCCTGCTCGCCGGCGTGCTCGGCCTCGTCACCTACCTCTCGGTGAACGGCCTCTCCTCGGTGTTCGAGGCGGGCCTGGAGGAGGAGGCCGAGAAGGAGGAGGCGCAGGAGAAGTCCGGAAAGTCCATCGTGCAGGTGGGCGGCAAGGCCGCGTTCTTCCTCTTCATGTACCTCGAGGTGCTCGACGCCTCGTTCTCCTTCGACGGTGTCGTCGGCGCGTTCGCCATCTCCAGCGACATCTTCCAGATCACCCTGGGCCTCGGCATCGGCGCGATGTACATCCGCTCGCTGACCGTCTTCCTGGTCCGCAAGGGCACCCTGGACGACTACGTCTACCTGGAGCACGGCGCGCACTACGCGATCGGCGCGCTCGCGGTGATCCTGCTGGTCGGCATCGAGTACCACATCCCGGAGATCGTCACCGGCCTGATCGGCGTCGCCTTCATCGGCCTCGCGCTCGGCTCGTCGGTCCTGCGCAACCGCCGGGAGGGTGCCGACGGCGGGGACCGGGAACTGGTGGGCAGCGACAGCTAG
- a CDS encoding DUF2637 domain-containing protein — protein MNLTSIQLVWTVIGGVALLFTAILVATLRFKNNNRKDESSDSWERSEERRRRKEMVYGISSYVLLFCCAGVAAALSFHGLVGFGKENLGLSNGWEYLVPFGLDGAAMFCSVLAVREASHGDAALGSRLLVWVFAVASAWFNWVHAPRGMSHDGAPEFFSGMSISAAILFDRALKQTRKAALREQGLVPRPLPQIRIVRWLRAPRETYAAWSLMLLENVRSLDEAVDEVREERQAKLDAKVRARSADRRERAELKAISRQSGGMLSRNRAGRQVPALAAAGDGPSASEPALAVEADAFSSRTTGSLLDSAPLSALETRRSRGSESASGSSSSSFSSSGSSSRLSSSTTTSSSSSSSSAYRSTVDLTPDDDTLSMPKLDSLERKLRAIEQQLG, from the coding sequence ATGAACCTGACCTCCATACAGCTGGTCTGGACCGTCATCGGCGGTGTAGCCCTGCTGTTCACCGCCATCCTGGTGGCGACGCTGCGCTTCAAGAACAACAACCGGAAGGACGAATCCAGCGACTCCTGGGAGCGCAGCGAGGAACGCCGCCGACGCAAGGAGATGGTCTACGGGATCTCCTCCTACGTCCTGCTGTTCTGCTGCGCCGGCGTCGCGGCCGCGCTCTCCTTCCACGGCCTGGTCGGTTTCGGCAAGGAGAACCTCGGCCTCTCGAACGGCTGGGAGTACCTCGTCCCGTTCGGCCTGGACGGCGCCGCGATGTTCTGCTCGGTGCTCGCCGTCCGCGAGGCCAGCCACGGTGACGCGGCCCTCGGCTCCCGCCTGCTGGTCTGGGTGTTCGCGGTCGCCTCGGCCTGGTTCAACTGGGTGCACGCCCCGCGCGGCATGTCCCACGACGGCGCCCCCGAGTTCTTCTCCGGCATGTCGATCTCGGCCGCGATCCTCTTCGACCGCGCGCTGAAGCAGACCCGCAAGGCCGCGCTGCGCGAGCAGGGCCTCGTCCCCCGCCCGCTGCCGCAGATCCGCATCGTCCGCTGGCTGCGCGCACCCCGCGAGACCTACGCCGCCTGGTCGCTGATGCTGCTGGAGAACGTCCGCAGCCTGGACGAGGCCGTCGACGAGGTGCGCGAGGAGCGTCAGGCGAAGCTGGACGCCAAGGTGCGTGCCCGCAGCGCCGACCGCCGCGAGCGTGCCGAGCTGAAGGCGATCTCCCGCCAGTCCGGCGGCATGCTGTCGCGCAACCGCGCCGGCCGCCAGGTCCCCGCCCTCGCCGCTGCCGGAGACGGCCCGAGCGCTTCGGAGCCTGCCCTAGCCGTTGAGGCCGACGCCTTCTCCTCCCGCACCACCGGCTCGCTGCTGGACTCCGCCCCGCTGAGCGCCCTGGAGACCCGTCGCTCGCGCGGCTCCGAGTCGGCCTCGGGCTCGTCCTCCTCCTCGTTCTCCTCGTCGGGCTCGTCCTCGAGGCTCTCGTCCTCGACGACGACCTCGTCCTCGTCGTCCTCCTCGTCCGCCTACCGCTCGACGGTGGACCTGACGCCGGACGACGACACCCTGTCGATGCCGAAGCTCGACTCCCTGGAGCGCAAGCTGCGCGCCATCGAGCAGCAGCTCGGCTGA
- a CDS encoding Tellurium resistance: protein MASIWEYLRGERNTLDPGGQFKVTLTKSSPHHAITGAAATTGYLYVNLHWTTRIGAPRASARDSLRRVFSPRILSPMEPDSSQNAQVNVDLDLACMYELTDGKRGVVQPLGGFFGDLRNPPYIKLSGDDQYGAPSGETMYVNLEKKDQFKRLLIFVYIYDGTPAFEQTNAVVTIVPQSGPRIEVHLEERAPAARSCAVVLIENTGDNTLTVRREVRYVNGFQADIDRLYGFGMQWQRGYKSE from the coding sequence ATGGCCTCGATTTGGGAGTACCTGCGCGGAGAGCGGAACACGCTCGACCCGGGTGGCCAGTTCAAGGTCACCCTGACCAAGTCCTCGCCGCACCACGCGATCACCGGTGCGGCGGCGACCACCGGCTACCTCTACGTCAACCTGCACTGGACCACCCGGATAGGAGCCCCGAGGGCGAGCGCCAGGGACTCCCTGCGGCGGGTGTTCAGCCCCCGCATCCTCAGCCCGATGGAGCCGGACTCCAGCCAGAACGCCCAGGTCAACGTGGACCTCGACCTGGCCTGCATGTACGAGCTGACCGACGGCAAGCGGGGCGTGGTGCAGCCGCTGGGCGGCTTCTTCGGTGACCTCCGGAACCCGCCGTACATCAAGCTCAGCGGCGACGACCAGTACGGCGCGCCGTCCGGCGAGACGATGTACGTCAACCTGGAGAAGAAGGACCAGTTCAAGCGGCTGCTGATCTTCGTGTACATCTACGACGGCACGCCGGCCTTCGAGCAGACCAACGCGGTGGTGACGATCGTGCCGCAGTCCGGGCCGCGGATCGAGGTCCACCTGGAGGAGCGGGCGCCGGCGGCCCGCTCCTGTGCGGTGGTGCTGATCGAGAACACCGGTGACAACACCCTCACGGTGCGGCGCGAGGTGCGGTACGTGAACGGGTTCCAGGCGGACATCGACCGGCTGTACGGCTTCGGGATGCAGTGGCAGCGCGGGTACAAGTCGGAGTGA